ATTTCTGCATTCTGATTTTCCTTGGTGCGACTACCAAACCCTCATCGACAAATCCACCGCCCGGCAATGTTTCGTAAGCGCGCCAATGGAGATGTAATCCACGCCGCTTGCGGCTTTGCTGGGTAGGTTTTTTCGGTTGATGGAGCCTGAGGCCTCAAGTTTTGCGGGTTTTTTGTGGGTGCGGTTGAGCGCTACGGCTTGCTGGGTGTGTTCATCTGAAAATTCATCCAGCATGATGATGTCGGCACCGGCATTGAGTGCGGTATTAAATTCCTGCAGGTTTTCCACTTCCACTTCCACAGGCTTGCCGGGGGCAATTTGGTGAGCTGCCTGAATGGCTTGCTCTATGCCACCGCAGGCCATGATGTGGTTTTCTTTTATCAAAAACGCATCGTAAAGCCCGATGCGGTGGTTGTAGCAGCCGCCGCAGGTCACTGCATATTTTTGCGCGGTTCTTAAGCCCGGAATGGTTTTGCGGGTATCGAGCAATTTCACTTGAGTGCCTTTCACCAGATCGGCATATTCCCGGCATTTGGTTGCCACGCCAGAGAGCAGCTGCAGAAAGTTAAGCGCTGCGCGTTCGCCAGTCATTAGGGAGCGGGCATTGCCGGTGAGTTCAAATAAAAGTTGATCGGCGTGGGCCTGGTCGCCGTCTTTTACATGCCAATTTACTTCAACGCTTGGGTCCAGCTGTTTAAACACCTCGTTCACCC
This genomic stretch from Simiduia sp. 21SJ11W-1 harbors:
- the nadC gene encoding carboxylating nicotinate-nucleotide diphosphorylase codes for the protein MISPDQLTQQIAQDRTAAVRHALAEDIGSGDITAQLIPASQMARARIITRENCTIAGAEWVNEVFKQLDPSVEVNWHVKDGDQAHADQLLFELTGNARSLMTGERAALNFLQLLSGVATKCREYADLVKGTQVKLLDTRKTIPGLRTAQKYAVTCGGCYNHRIGLYDAFLIKENHIMACGGIEQAIQAAHQIAPGKPVEVEVENLQEFNTALNAGADIIMLDEFSDEHTQQAVALNRTHKKPAKLEASGSINRKNLPSKAASGVDYISIGALTKHCRAVDLSMRVW